In Lycium barbarum isolate Lr01 chromosome 9, ASM1917538v2, whole genome shotgun sequence, the DNA window TTTTAGAGATCGTAGATCCGTCTCCATAAAACCACATATAGGCACCCTGAAGCATAAAAGTCGGCTGGGACACTATTAAACCAACCCCCTTCCCCCCCCACCCCACGCCCCTTTAATTTTTTCCAAAGAAGTATTTAGAGCCCCAAATAAGTTTTAAAATAAAACCCTACATTGCtttaaagtaatttattttttcaattaAACCCTCCCTTAAGAAGCCCCAAATAAGTTTCTCTCCCATGACTATGTTTAAAGATAATGGTCCCTTGATCGTCTTCGAATCCTAGATCTGCCTTTGTGTGTATATTAATTATCTTTTTAATCTTAATTTCTTACTTAACGTGTATGTCCAATTATCTCTTTAATCATGATCAGATCTGACAAGTATAATTCAACTCATGTATGTTGTGAGTCTTGTGACTATTTTAAAAGGCAACAACACGGTTAGGATTAAACTATTGACTACTACAAAACTATATGTTAAAAGATATAATAGTTCTAAGCTTATACTTAAAGCTTTGTTCCTTTCCATTTAAAACCTCTCACTTTCACTAACGCCGACTTTATGAAAGTCAATAAGTTAATACACACTAGATATTAAATTATGTGAATTTATTAacgaaaaaaaaactaattatttTAATGAACGTGAATTGAAAATTTCTCTTTTCAAACACAAATGGGCGGCAAAACTACATTTATAGTAGGTGCAAGGAGGTGTTGAGTGTTGACCTTTGGAGCTTCATTTGATTGtacaaaagagaaaataaaatcatGGTCGTGTGGGAAGTACAACTAATTTGGAAATCTGACCGACCAATGATGGAGGAGTACATAAATGGCTAAAAGTCAATGCTAGCCTTGGGAATAGAATCGTCTTTAGTAGATAGTGTTTTACCCTTCAAGTTGGACTTCTTGGTGCGAGTTAGGATTATTTGGGCCCCAAAATGGGCATCGAAGACCGAATGGAAAAATAAAAATGGTAGTCAATAATTTAGATGATGCAAGCTCTAAATTAATTAACAGAATGGATTCTGAAAAATATATAACTTTATCTATACTTACTTTTGACATAATATAGTGCAATGAATTTTACTGAACTTGTGAACTCATTATTGAATCCGCCACCAATTGAATGCAGGGGCAGATAAGACTCGCGTGAGAAGAAATCCAAAGAATAGATCGACATATTTAAGTAACAACATACATTAATTAAGAGCATGTTTGataggcttaaaaaaagcagcttataagttagggtagtccaacttattttttttggcctataagctgttttcagcttatgagctgctttagataagctaagccaaacgggctcaattatttttttgggcttattttaagcacaaaatggctttaagctggccagccaaacactaaaaaaaaagctaaaaacagcttataagctgttttcagcaacttataagccaatccaaacgggctctaaaaaaGAGAAGGGGCATCAATACTAAGTCGCTATATTTATTTCACTCAAGTCACTATATGTATTTCACTCAAGATTGATTTTTTTTACCAGGTGTTCTATTAGCGGCTTTGGGAGGTATTTACGTTTAGCATATTCGTTTAAAGGATGGATCTTATAGTCAAGCTCCCCGTTACCTTTGCACTAGAGGGTCAATTATCGCCCAGCTCAAATGAGTTGAAGTCTATGTACTAACTGgtgaaaaaatatttaaaaattagaTCACTTAAAAGATAATTACAGGTAATCTATGCAATAGCAACAACTAGTAATTCAAAATAAATAATAAGTATTACCTGTTATCAATGAATAGTAAAAATACACTTATCATACgaaaatatttattatatatatatatatatatatatatatatatatatatatatatatatatatatatatatatatatatatatatatatatacattaattaATACTATTCAAATTAAGACAATAAGAAACGAGCTGTCCTAATTGGAAAAAACATGCCATCTTTATTACGTTTGCCGTACACATTATACTATCTACTTGTATATTTTcataaatatgtatgtatggacAGAGATTTGGATGCTACTCTTTGCTTCTACGACTTAGCTTGTTCATAATAAGCTActtcatttgaaaaaaaaaaaaaagaagaagagagaaatcAGGATAGAAAACGTCCTATTTGTTATACCACATAAGGTATGTTTGGTAGACAGGAATTAATATTCTCttgaaaataaataatttttttatttactttctggtgtttgataaaatacgaccttgtattattattattattattattattataagttCTCTATTCCAAACATTTCTGAAAAGTAGAAGACTAAGTTCAAAATTTTAGCGCACGCAAGACCCTAAAGTCTCCTCCCACAAACAAATCTTGGCTGGGAAAAGCATAGAGATAGACGATGCCTAGAAGTTGTCATTTCTACTCAATGCGATACTACATAATTTGACTTAAAAGGAAAATGAGCTTTGCTTTTTTGACACTAGACTCTCCCGTGGTTCGCAAGAAGGAGGAAGGATATTGCATTTGGCACGACACGATAAAAAATATTATCCAAGAGCAATGACATGTAAAGAAATCTTGGTAGGAAATCGTTCTCTCTTTAATTGGCCTTACATGATGCAAATTCAAATTAACAGAGGTTTCAACACGAAAAccgaatagaaaaaaaaaagaaaaaagaaatatccAAGTTCAAACATCATGAATTCTTCTAAAACTAAAGTTAGTAGAGGAGAACACATGACATGGCAGTCTCACCGACTAACCGGCCAATGAAGAAAGTATATACGAAAATATGCCATTGGCAGCAAAGATTCGTTTAGGAAGAATTGGATTACACAAGTAATGACAGCCATTGGTCTTAGCTACGAATAAAGTAAGCTCCCATACACACAGTGCTCACATAAATGACATTTTAGGATAAGTTAATTATACACTAAGACTAAGGGGTGGTTTGGTTGATGGTATTTGAATATATAATTAATCCCATATTCACATGAAATAATATATTGTGTTTGGTTGGCCGTATAACAAAAATAATCTCCATACAACTAATGCGACCATTTGATCGGGAGTGTTAAGTATtccttccgtctcaatttaagtgtcttagtttgactggacaGGAAATTTAAGAAACAAATGAGACTCTTAAATCTCGTGGTCTTAAACTTGCCATGTAAAATGTTGGAATTGAAAAACCTacaaaatatagaaagagacattctttttttaaacatgccaaaaaggaaaataagacacTTAAGTAATATCTACATTAATTTACGCAGgagtttattattattttatgcgGATAAAAGATGAAATAAGAGTACGCGTATCAGTATAAAATCTCTCATAAGATGATCCAGTGTTTGATTAGAAATATAAGAAATATTGATCACCACATAACTAATGCAATATTTGTTTGGCGATATTAAATAATTGTATTATCCGTTTAATTAATTGAATTACTAAATTAATTTTCTATGAAGAGTCACTTGTTATCTGAGTTAGGATAAAATCTCAACTTTTTTAAGGGTGAGTGGAGAGGGGCATATATTAAAAGAAGGAAAGATTCAAAATCTACAAAATTTTAATCCTAATCCTCCCACGTTGGATTTGCCTGGATTAATGTCAACTCTCTAAAACTGACCTTTTCATTTCTTACTTTTTTGGAAACTCATTAATTTAACTTATTTTTGTCACCTATAAAACTCTACACATTTTTAGACTTTTTGTCTTAAACATAAACATTATCTATTTCATCACCTTTTGAAACTTTGGCGCAAAGAAAATCACAATTTTCCCCACTAGAAATACACAAAACAAATTTGAAAACAAGATATATAGAGAAATGAAATTGGTTTGGTCTCCTGACAAAGCATCTAAAGCTTATCTTGATACGGTTAAATCGGTAAGGCTATCGTTTCCATTTTTGTTTCCACGAGTATATGTAAAACAAAATTCATAATTTAGAGTTAATGAGTTCGTAACAGATGTTATATGGTGAAGAGTGAATTAAAGACATTTTCTAGTTGACATTGCCTTTAGATTTTGCTTCATTCAagtcttaaatcaaataaggagaTGTTATTAACTCGAATGAAGCTACTTTTTCATGTTTTCTTGTCTTACAATTTTGTACTAATTTGGTCAATTTAGAATGGATGTATTATTAACAAACATTCTATTAAGGAGCATGGTTTTGACTCTTCTATGTGGTATTCATTCTCGTTTAACTTTTGAAATCACATCTAGTCGTGATCAAATCATCCGGCAAAATTCAACCATTTACATGCTTTATTTCCCTCATTTGTTTCTCATACCTCTATTGAAACAGAATGTTGCATGTTCTTTCATCGATTGGTTATTCCTCTTATGTTCATATGTTTTTTCTAAGGTCGGAACACAACTCGTATCTCTATTGTTATAGAATGATTTCACATTTTTTCATCGATTGCTTATTCTTCTTCGttcatatatctttttttttccccAATATTTATAAAATCTAAGTTGAGAGCCCAATAAGACGACTCGACTTCTTCCAAAGCCCACCCCCATTCCTTCTGCTTACAACAATCCAATAATTTctccaagtaaaaaaaaaaaaaaaaaaacatttcatcGTCTGATACCAAACAATTTTGATGTTATTTGACGTACAATAATTTCTATATGCAGTGTGAGTCGTTACAAGAATCCAACGTAGCGGAATTAATCTCAGCCATGGCTGCCGGATGGGACGCGCAAATGATCGTAGAAACTTGGTCACGAGGCGGCATTACATCAACAAGCATAGGTCTCTCTAACGCAATTCACCAGACAGGTGGTAAACATATATGCATAGTCCCAAATGAAGACTCAAAAAATGAGTATAAATCAATTATGGAGGAAAAAACAGGAATGTCACCGGAAATTATTATTGGTGAGCCTGAAGAAACATTGGAAAATTTAATTGGGATAGATTTTTTGGTGGTAAAttgtgaaaaaaatgatttttcgaGGATATTAAAGGTGGCTAAATTAGGAAATAGAGGGGCAGTTTTGGTATGTAAAAATGTGAGTTCAAGAGTTGTAACGGATTTTAGATGGAAAAGTGTACTTGATGGAAGATCAAGAATTGTACGGTCTGTTTTTTTGCCTGTTGGAAAAGGATTGGATATTGCACACGTGGGACCCACCGGAGGAAAAAGTGGTGGGGCCCAAGGGAAGATGGAAAGAAAATGGATTAGAAGATTTGATAGAGAATCTGGTGAGGAGTTTGTGATTCGAAAatgattattttattttattttacaagtGGTGTTCGAGTCAGTTTGCGAGGATGTCGACTAATTCTTCATGTACCTGCTATCaatgttgctcagactcttcaGAAATATCAACGGGTGTGTGTCGGATACTCCAAAAGTATTGCATTTTGAAGAATCCGAATACGGCGACATTTTGAAAACTTCAAGCAACATAGCCTACTACCTCCCATCAGCA includes these proteins:
- the LOC132608738 gene encoding uncharacterized protein LOC132608738 → MKLVWSPDKASKAYLDTVKSCESLQESNVAELISAMAAGWDAQMIVETWSRGGITSTSIGLSNAIHQTGGKHICIVPNEDSKNEYKSIMEEKTGMSPEIIIGEPEETLENLIGIDFLVVNCEKNDFSRILKVAKLGNRGAVLVCKNVSSRVVTDFRWKSVLDGRSRIVRSVFLPVGKGLDIAHVGPTGGKSGGAQGKMERKWIRRFDRESGEEFVIRK